One Falco naumanni isolate bFalNau1 chromosome 12, bFalNau1.pat, whole genome shotgun sequence genomic region harbors:
- the LOC121096424 gene encoding ankyrin repeat domain-containing protein 9-like translates to MASNQASLQDDQSRHCKFLSYMFYQAVRDHKPVWMLEDMRTMEYFYWEENASLRTYSPSEALLYAVVHNHLPYAQYLLSHFPEEALKVPGEHFCYCPSSAPHLAMAVTYDRRDILALIIKIAHKLPSLNSYINRTGCFHLEDGKTPLHLACELLRSETVLILLGNGASPRIEDSKGLTPLDVILEQMWDSKVNVASKKLCLDYLLLFMPNPQFKMRKVLQEHPDHWTALLGEDKFNSLVGNTPASLYLQAMQTILQTLPPSHFPKSIQELPIPQALKPLPSYGKKLPTKNVVNVFP, encoded by the coding sequence ATGGCCAGCAACCAGGCCAGCCTGCAGGATGATCAGAGCAGGCACTGCAAGTTCCTATCCTATATGTTCTACCAGGCTGTGAGAGATCACAAGCCTGTGTGGATGCTGGAAGACATGAGAACTATGGAGTATTTTTACTGGGAGGAAAATGCCAGCCTAAGAACCTACTCACCTTCAGAAGCCCTTCTCTATGCAGTGGTGCATAACCACCTGCCTTATGCTCAGTATCTGCTGTCTCATTTTCCAGAGGAGGCTCTCAAGGTGCCTGGGGAACACTTCTGCTACTGCCCATCCTCTGCTCCTCACTTGGCCATGGCGGTCACATATGACAGGAGAGATATCTTGGCGCTGATCATCAAAATCGCACACAAGCTCCCCAGCTTGAACTCCTACATCAACAGGACTGGTTGCTTTCATCTGGAAGATGGGAAAACCCCTCTGCACCTTGCCTGTGAACTGTTGAGGTCAGAGACAGTCCTCATCCTCCTCGGGAATGGAGCTTCTCCCAGGATAGAGGACAGTAAAGGGCTTACCCCGCTGGACGTCATCCTGGAGCAGATGTGGGACTCCAAAGTCAATGTGGCATCAAAGAAGCTCTGCCTCGACTACCTCTTGCTCTTCATGCCCAACCCCCAGTTTAAGATGCGGAAAGTTCTGCAGGAGCATCCAGACCACTGGACAGCTTTGCTGGGGGAAGACAAATTCAACAGCCTGGTTGGGAACACACCTGCTTCTTTATATCTGCAAGCTATGCAAACTATTCTCCAGactcttcccccctcccactTCCCTAAAAGCATCCAGGAACTACCTATACCTCAGGCACTAAA